ACCAAGCTCTTGGGAGTTCCTTCAGTCAGATATCCTTAACTCAACTCCAAGTACATCCTTCACCAACTCGTACGTGACAAATGCAATTGCTATAGATGGAACCACCTAAAATGGGATGGGAAGAGCATTTATTATGCTGTTGGGTATAGAGAAGTTGATTGCAGAGACTAAGATGTTAGACTAACCTTCACTGAATTCGGAACCAAACCCTTGTATAATGCTCCAAAACCTTCATAGCGCACTGTTTTCCTGAATGTATCAACCATACCATTATATTCAATGGGGGCCTTGTTCTTCCCATCACCGGTGACAACTGAAGCAGCATCCTTCCAGCCCACCATCTGCATTCTGCGTCGAATGACATCAAGAGGGTAAGCAACCGTCTGGCCAATGGTTCCAGCAGCAGCTCCACATGCAAGCCTTGTTGTGACACCCAGTTCAGAGTCCTCAACTAGCCCAAGGGGTTTCCTTTTGATCAGCCAATCTTTCAGAGATTCATAAACAGCAAAATTAAGACCGACGTAAGGTACCTATAAACATCATAAAAGTCATTTAGGCCTTTGCATACAAACATAAGGAGAATGATTCTTCCCTTATTGAAGGCCAAAACAGATGCAAAGTGAAAGGGAATAGACCATTGTTTGCCAATGAACAGCTATGTGCAATAACGAACCCAACACATAAGCAGAAATTTAGGAAGGGCTAGAAACAGAACGCATCATCCTAGCAGATGTCTACGTCTATCTGAATGCAGATTCCTGAAGTGCAATAGACATTAAAGAGTGCAGGTTTCAACGCCATAAGAGTTTTACTTACAACTCCTATTACAGATGGTAACCAGCCTTTGTACAATGCACGGGGTCCTTCTTCCCTTAATACTGTTAAAAGAGCATGAAAGATTCCTCTATATTGGCGAGGCGACTTCTCAGTCTGCAAATATAACACATGAACATTAGCCACCAAAGTGATAACAAGAGGCAGGCCTGTATCTTCAGGCATGAGAGTTATCTGACGTAAGTCATATCAATTAAGGTAACAGAAACTCAAAACAAATACCTGAACTGTTAGACGACCTCGTACCATATCCATTGGATAAGTTGCTGACATGGCAATGATTCCAGCACATGCACCAGCTCCAAGGCGTAGAAGTGGAGTGAATTGTGCATCCTCTGTAAGATAAGGTAAAATCAATAAAGTAACAAGTACGTAAGCACAACATCCATAACCACTGAAAAGGCAAACTCATCTTCTGCCAATCAGGGCCATATAACAAATTCCATTTTTTTCCCCATTCAGCACCAATGTTTGGCAGAGAAAACATGAATTAGTTTAAGAAAGACAACAGCATCATGGTAACTAATACAAGATCATCAACATTACAGGTACCACATGCAGACAGAAAGGGATGCACAGTCTTTGTCAATAACATCCAGTGAACTTATTTCTTATAACACAAAATTAGTTATTCAATACACAAAGTTCACTAACAGTACAGTACTTCTTTGCCTCAATAATTGCACAACAGTAAATGAAATTGAATAGTAACAATCAGCTTCAAATCTCAAGAATATTTACAAGTATAGTGCTATTATAAAGGCATACCATTTCCTGATTGCTGCCGATATAGGTATAAAATCCCCCTGTATTTAGAAAGAAGCAAAAAGGAAGAGATTAGCTCAAACTTTGTACTGTGGTAATAACTGAAGGTTAATAGTGAAGAAAGGAACTGCCAAGGCTTACTTAGAG
Above is a genomic segment from Gossypium arboreum isolate Shixiya-1 chromosome 8, ASM2569848v2, whole genome shotgun sequence containing:
- the LOC108470100 gene encoding mitochondrial adenine nucleotide transporter ADNT1-like, which translates into the protein MASEDVKRSESAVSTIVNLAEEAKIASEGVKVPSHALLSICKSLVAGGVAGGVSRSAVAPLERLKILLQVQNPHSIKYNGTIQGLKYIWRTEGFRGMFKGNGTNCARIIPNSAVKFFSYEEASKGILYLYRQQSGNEDAQFTPLLRLGAGACAGIIAMSATYPMDMVRGRLTVQTEKSPRQYRGIFHALLTVLREEGPRALYKGWLPSVIGVVPYVGLNFAVYESLKDWLIKRKPLGLVEDSELGVTTRLACGAAAGTIGQTVAYPLDVIRRRMQMVGWKDAASVVTGDGKNKAPIEYNGMVDTFRKTVRYEGFGALYKGLVPNSVKVVPSIAIAFVTYELVKDVLGVELRISD